In the Cellvibrio sp. KY-GH-1 genome, ATATCGACAGCAAAACCGGCGATGTCAGCAACAAGCGCCTGCTCATCGAATTTAAAGATCACGGTATGGATGGAATGCGTTGTGATTCGGCAGGCAATTTATATATCGCTCGTTACGCTGCTGGCGAAGTTGCGGTAGTTTCGCCGCAGGGCACCTTGCTGCAACGCATTAAACTCAAAGGCCAAAAACCTACCAACGTCGCCTTTGGCGGCGCCGATGGCAAAACCGTTTATGTCACCCTACAGGATCGCGGTGCTATAGAAACCTTCCGCAGTGAATTGCCGGGACGTGAGTGGTTGTTGCACGCGAAATAAATTTTCCGTTTTAGCATTCGGCTTTAATTAATTTATTTCAACGTGAGTTTGGCGTTGGGGTGTGTATTGCGAAACCCTCAAGTCAGGGGTGACTTGAGGGGGTTGTACGGATGTTTTCATGGGTTTTCGAAATACACGCCCTAATGACAAACAGGCTACGAAGTTAAAAACTTATTTTTCTCGTCGCGAAAATTTCTCCCAGGTTTCCTGCGCATCGTAACTATTTTTCTCCGGGCGAATGCCTCTGCCCATGTGAATGTCCAATAGCACTAGCGTGTAGTTGTCCTGCTCCGCGAGTGGGTCGTTTCTGTCGGCGCGATAGGTTTGTGTTTGGCAACCGAGCAAACCACAGCGGCGGGTGTTTATGGTTTCGGTGCGCTCGGCGGAGTTTTCACGTGTCGATATTAACCGACGTTTTTGTTTACTCACGATAAACCAATCGTAACCCGCCGCCAGCGTTAACTCGGCGGCGCGTTGCAAGGCGTAATTCTGTGTAGCAGTGCGCTGGTTGCCGCGCAGCGTAAATTGCACGCGGTAGCTGGTGCTGTCCAGCGCGATTTCCTTATAGCCGGGGCCATTTTTTTGTGCAGCGCGATAGTGGGAGTAAGGTGCAGTCGCACATGCACTCAGCATTAAGATCAAACAAAAAAGCAGTGCAGGTTTCATGATCAATACTCCGTGCATTATTGCGCCCAGCGCGAATGAATGGCTTGTTGTTCAGCGTTTGTATCAAAAGCTTCGCTTTGCATCATTTCATCCAGTGCTGTGTCTAGCGGTGAACCGCCGCTGGCAGTTTGGTAATCGCCTTGTGCGAGTGCTTTCTGTGGCAGGCTGGTTACCAATTCCCACTGGGTGTTGCGGCGGCAGGCAATATTTTCGCTGCTGTACTCGCGTTGAATAACCTGATACTGCCGGCAGTAGTCACCTTTGTTATCGATAAATGTGAGGCGCGGTTTAATACTGCTGCCATCTTCAAACCGCTGCTCGCTGCCACTGATATTTTGCTCCAGTACCTGCGCTACCGCATGCCAGTTGCTTGCACCCGGGTTGTTGCCGGGGAGCAATTGAACCGCAGCGAAACCTATAGCCAGTACCACGCTGGCAGCGAGGGCTGCGTGTTGCTGCAGCCCTCGCTGCACATTTCTCCAGAATGGAAATTGAATAACTTTGTTCTCTTGCACAGGTTCTGGTGCAGTTTCTGTTGAAGGTGACGCAGTTTTTTGTGCGAGAAGCTGCGTAATGGCAAGCGGCATTGGGCGCGCGTCTATTTGTGCGTAGTGACTGGCAATTTGCTCATCCACCATCGCCAGTTCGGCCAATCGATTTGCGAGATTTTCATCGTCAACTAAACCCTGGCGTACCAATTCCATTTCGGCTTTAGGTAATTCTGCATCCAGAAAGGCGGAGAGTTGTTCATCGGAAATTGTCATTGTCATTGCCTCAATGTTCGCTCACGCGCTGGCCGGGTCTGCCGTGGGGTTTAAAAATTTCACTAGCGCAACGCGCGCGCGGGCCAGGCGGCTCATCACTGTGCCTTGTGGAATGCCGAGTGTTTCGGCCACCTCCTTGTACGACAGTCCTTGTACTGCCACCAGCGCCATAATTGTGCGCTGCTCGTCGGGCAACTGGTTCATGGCAGCGTCCACTTGGGTTAGGGTGATTTGATCATGAATGACCTGTTCACCGTCGGTGGCTGGTTCTTCGGTGTCGTCCAATGAATACACATTCTTTTGACGCACCTTGCGCGCGCGATACTCATCAATCCACAGGTTGCGACAGATACGAAAGGCCCACTTGGCGAGCTCGACATCGTCCGGAATCGCCTTGCTCAGCAAACGCTCCAGGGTATTTTGCAGCAAGTCATCGGCATCGGCGGCTGAGCCGGTGAGCGAATAGGCGAAACGGCGCAGTGCGGGCGCTATCCGGGTTAATTCCTGTTTCAGTTGATCGTGTTGCATAGGGGTTCTTTGCTCGGGAATATCAGTTTCAGGGGCTTAGGATTTTTTGGTCTGTTATCCAGTTAACGGCCCGATACGTATTTTATTCCCGTCTGGAGCAAATCTTTTAGTGGAATTTTCGGGCTTGCCAAACGTTTCTAATGAAGATGAACCACTTTTTGTGTTTAATTTCCCCATCCTCACCGAGTCTGCCCTATGAAACGCCCGCATTTGAAATCGATGCTTTTAAAATCGACCTTGTTGAAATCGACGTTGTTGACGTCGACCTGTATGAGCCTGATCCTCGCCGGTTGGTGTCAGGGCGCTCAGGCGCAGTTGCTGGATCGCCTGGGTAATCAGGTTGATGGCGTGACGCGAGAGTTGGAACAGGTAACAGAGGATGTGCAGGAGCAGGTGCGCAAAACAGCGGAGGATGAATTGTCAGGTCAAGTCATCAATCCGCTAACGGATACTCTGGGTCAAGCGGTAGAGGGTGCGGTTCAATCAACCGAAGGTCTCGCCAAAGCAACAGGGGATTCTGTCGGCAATACACTTGCGGCTCGCCTGCCAATTCTCAATCGCGCAGGTGCAACGGCTTTTGTTGAGGTGCGGGTGGAAGATAACTGGCGCGCAGTCGAGCGCGAATGGTTGATGTTGCTCGACCAACCCGGATTAACCGCATTAGCGGCCCTGGATGCTGAAATTATCGAGCAGACGCAATTTGCAGATCTGGGATTGCAACTGGTGCGTTTTCGTGTGCCTGCTGCGTTGGATTCCTTGCCTGAATTAAAAAAACATTTGCCGGCGCATTTGCATGAGCAGCTGGATCGCAATCACATCTACAGCCCACAAAGGGGCGGCCCGCACGGGGTAATTCAAGCGAAAGAACAACATTCCTCGGCGATTTCAATAACGCCGGTTGCCAAGTCAATGTGCGATCACGCCGTGAGTGTTGGTGTGATTGATACGGCGCTAAATACGCATCATGTTGCGTTTGCAAACAGCCATATTGAAAGCCAGGATTTTGCCGGCGCTGAATTTGAAGCTCCGCGCGCTCACGGTACCGCTGTGGTGGGTATTTTGGTGGGCATGCGTGGGGGGCAGAATCAACCACTAATCCCCTTATTGCCTGCGGCAACCGTATTTTCTGCATCGGTGTTTTACCCGCGCTCAGACTATGCGCAGGGCGCCACCATGGTTAACCTGGTGCGCGCGTTAAATTGGTTAGCAGAAAAAAAAGTGCGCGTTATTAATATGAGTTTGGCGGGGCCGGATAATAAAATCCTGGCTTTGGCGATTCAAAAAATCATTCAATCGGGCATCACTATTGTTGCGGCGGCAGGCAATGAAGGGCCGGCGGCACTGCCTGCCTATCCCGCTGCTTACGCGGATGTAATTGCGGTAACGGCAGTGGATAAAAACCAGCGCATTTATCGCTGGGCCAATCGCGGCGATTACATCGATTTTGCAGCCGTGGGTGTTGCCGTGTTTACCGCGCGCAGCAGTGGCGATTTTGGCCCTGAAACCGGAACCTCTATGGCGGCGCCTCTGGTAACGGCCGCGGTTGCTTGTACTACAAAAAATATTTCCGCCATCGACCAACTAAAAAAGCAGGCGCTGGATTTGGGCGCGGCGGGGCGCGACCCGATATTTGGTGATGGTTTAATAAGTCGTCCTTAACCGAGGTGCATTAAACACCTCGCTCGTTAGAAGTGGGCCTTAAGCATTAACGAGCTCACCGTTTCAGAATAGTTGGCGGCAGCCAGATTGGAATCGTAATTGCCGCGTTCCACTTTGCCCACCAGGCTTAACCATTTCGTCGTTTCTATTTGCCACTCCAGCGTGGTAATGCGGCGTTCATCCGTGCGTTTGGCTTCTATCGACGGAGTCACTGCGGAATAATCGCGCTGCTCGTAGCGATAACCCAGCTGCACGCGATTTTTGATATTACCTAGCGAAAACTGGTGATTAAGACTGGTGCGGAAACTCACTCCGTCATAATCAAATTCATTGGCGCCTGCGTTTTCCGTTTCGCCGGTCAAACCAAGAGTAAAGAAAGTTTTTCCTTGATTGAAAAAGTAAAATGCGTCGCCGGCAAGGTTCTGGTTATCGGCATTGCGAGCGCTAAGGCCGGGAAATTTTTTATCTTGTTTATTAAAGGCAGCGCGCAGAAAAAATTTCTGATTAATCAAACGTGAAATATACAGGCTGCGTTGTTGCAGGGTCAGGAAGCCTTGATCATCCAGTTCGGCATCGGCGTAGTGATAACTCGCGCCCAGAGCCAGCAGACTAAAATCGTAGCTAACATCGGCAGAAGCCTGCTTGATGGATAAATCAAATTCACGGAAATCCTGATAGGTTTTGTTGCTGTAACCCAACCCGCCTTTTACTTTGATTTTCTCGCTCGCCTGCCATTGGCTGTTCACCCGCGCATTGGCCAGTGCAGACCAATCACCTTCGGTAGAATTTTGGTCCAATTCAATCACCGATAAATTGGAATCGTATTCCGCTCCCGTTTCCAATTCGAATTGGGTAGACGGTTTTGCAACTGTTGCATTGGCGGCGCCAATGATGCAGCTGAGAAATGTAATAGGGGCGAGTGATTTAGTGTTCATGATATTTGCTCCGCACAGGGGAAATATTTTTTTCGGTTGTGATAAAAACCACCGGCGCCGCAGCGCCGATGCTTCTGCAATGGTTGTTATCCACGGTGAGTGACGATCGGTTATTTGCCAACGGTTATTTGCCAACGGTTATTGGCCAAGGTTGAGGCTATCGTTAAGTGCGGTGGTAATGGTGCTGTCCACCGCGCTATCAATGGTCGAATTGATAGTTGAATCAAGTGTGGAATTAATCGCCGAGTTGATGGTGGAATTTACCGCTGAATCAATGGTTGAGTTGACGGTAGAGTTGATCGCTGAATTAACAGTTGCATCCAGCGCGCTGGCCACTCCGGTTTGCAGACTGTTGTTAATGGCGTTGCTGATAGAGCCATCAACACTGGTGCTCAGCAGATTGTTTGCCGAATCTTGCAGGGTTTTATCCGCTTGTAGCGCAGAAATGGTATTCAGTTGTTGGTTCACCTTGGTGTTCAGTTGCCCAGTGACTGATTGCATATTTTGTTGTGTCTGTGCATTTAGATTACTGGCTTTCTCTTCATCTGTCGCTGCGGGAGCATTTTCTTCGCTAGTCGCTGATGCTGCTTGTTGGTGTTGTGCAGAGCCACTCAATGCAATGCTCGCACCTTGCGGATTGGTTTGGCTGGTAGTAGAAAATTGATTGTTGGCAGAAAGGCCATTGTTAGCAGAAAGTTGATTGTTGGAATCGGTACGGGTAGCAAGTGAAATATCGGCAGCCCAGCTGTTGGCGGTAAGGCTACAAATAACAAGCATCAATAATTTTTTGTTCATGGCGTTAATCCTCTGGGTTAATAGGCAAGCGGGAAATTCCGCGCTTGTATCCTGTTAACGCATGAGGATTTATTTTTATTCCCGGAGAAGGAAAAATTTTTTAAAAAAACGAATAGTCAAATAATGTTGGCCATTAAAAAAGCCGCCGCAAATTGCTCTGCGGCTGCCCATAATGGTGGAGTATTTTGATTGTTAGCAGCCGATGTTCCCCGGCCCTGCGGTAGCGCCCAGAATATTCAGGAAGCGCTGGTATTCGTTAATGCGGCTTTGCACTTGCGCCGGATTACCGCCATTGCACTCAAGCGAGCCGTTGATGGTGCGAATGGTTTCACCAAAGCCAAAGCCACCGACCATAGAATCGTGAGCCGGACGATAACCGGCGCCGGCCTGGGTCATCCAAAACCAGAGCGCGGTTTGCCAGGCCACGGTCGGGTTTTGCTCAACCAGATCCGGATTTGCGCGCAGATCAAGGCCTAAAGCCGCGCCAGCAGCGCAGTAGTTGCCGTTCCAGCTGAGCTGGATGGGGCCGCGTCCGTAGTAGCGTTTGCCGGGCGCGCAGGGACAAGTGGCGGGGTTGCCATCCCAATCGCCACAGTATTCGCCCTTGGCAATTTCAGTCACGTACACCAAGCCGCCGGTTTCGTGGGAGAAGTTGGCGAGCGCGGCCGCGGCTTCGCGTTTTTTCGCCGCCAGGTCACCGGTGCCCGCGAAGGCGGGGTAGGTTTTGCTCGCCGCGACTAGTCCGGCATAGGTGTAAAAGCTGTTGCGACCGGGGAACATCTGGTTGAACTGGGTTTCACTAACTATCGCCGCGAAGCCTGTGCCACTGTTGGTAGCGGGCCTTACGATGAGAGAGGAGGCGCGGTCGTTAAAGTTGCTCAGGCAGGTGTTATCGCCTGTCACCACGACAGAGGCGCCGCTGAAATCCCAGTTTTCATAAAGTACTGCTTCGTAGCCTGCCGCCACGCGCACCGAGGAAATTGCATCGTTGCGCCCCCCCAGCGAGGTCATCACATTACCGTCATAGGAGCCGGTGTTAAAGCCCGCTGCCCATCCGCCGTAATTGCAGTGCTCGTAGACAGTCACAAGGCCGCTGGTACCGCCGTTGGGCACAACTTCGATCCAGTTAAAATTCCAGCCGCTGGTTTTGGCAAACACACCCAGGTTGTAGGTACCAGCATTAATGTTCAGGGTGCGGGTTACCGTCGTCCAGTTTTGCCAGCCGCCGGTGGCAGGAATGGCAAAGTCGCCCAATGGAATGCTGCCCCCATTCAAATCGACGGCCGCGGTAGCGCCAGAGGGGCTCGCGACGCGCATGCGGACGATATAGCTTCCGCTCGTGGGGATGCTCAGGCCACCGTAAACCAACCATTCATTGGTTTCTATCCAGCCGACGTTGTAGCCGCCACCGCTATCGGTGGTGGCTTCTATATCCACGGCATCGCTTCGAAACGCGCCACCGCTATTGCCGACGGTGGTGTCATAGAAGTTGGAGTAGCTCTCGGCTTGGTAAACCACCGCCTGAGTTGGAAGCGCCAGGGCGCCGAGGGTCAGGCCGGCGCCAAGCAGGCTAAGCCAGTGCCGATAACGGGGTGACAAGTTGTTCATTGTTATTGTCCTCGCTGGGTTGATGGGGGTGGGCGCACACAGAGTTATTGGAGTGGGGTGTTGGCGGCCGGGCTGATCATCAAACAAGCAAACGGCGATTGCCAGTCCCAGTTTGAGGATGCCTTTAACTGCCACTGGCCCGCCGAAAATCGAACCCGGGTTCGACTTTCGGCGCGGGCGCGATATCGCACCACCTGGTTTGTCTGTGCAGGGGCTGTTTTCAAAGGTGAAAATTTTTTACAGAGGTGTTAAAAAACTTTCACATTCATCGGTTTAAATGACATATTTCTGTAAATAATTTTCTTCTCATGGCGCATTTTTGATGGTAGCCTTGGCAAAAGTGCTTGTTTTTCCGGCTTTTGCCGGACTTTTGTTGGATTGACCCCAATGTCAAAAGAAAATAATTTACAGAAAAGATTTGAAAGCAGACTGCTGAGCCCAGTGGGTAAAGGTCTCGGCGACCTGACTTCACAGCCCCTGGTTACCGATGCGGGCTTGCTGGGGTGGAATCTGTTGCGCGAGGACATCAGTCTGCCAGTGGCGGTGCTGAG is a window encoding:
- a CDS encoding S8 family serine peptidase encodes the protein MKRPHLKSMLLKSTLLKSTLLTSTCMSLILAGWCQGAQAQLLDRLGNQVDGVTRELEQVTEDVQEQVRKTAEDELSGQVINPLTDTLGQAVEGAVQSTEGLAKATGDSVGNTLAARLPILNRAGATAFVEVRVEDNWRAVEREWLMLLDQPGLTALAALDAEIIEQTQFADLGLQLVRFRVPAALDSLPELKKHLPAHLHEQLDRNHIYSPQRGGPHGVIQAKEQHSSAISITPVAKSMCDHAVSVGVIDTALNTHHVAFANSHIESQDFAGAEFEAPRAHGTAVVGILVGMRGGQNQPLIPLLPAATVFSASVFYPRSDYAQGATMVNLVRALNWLAEKKVRVINMSLAGPDNKILALAIQKIIQSGITIVAAAGNEGPAALPAYPAAYADVIAVTAVDKNQRIYRWANRGDYIDFAAVGVAVFTARSSGDFGPETGTSMAAPLVTAAVACTTKNISAIDQLKKQALDLGAAGRDPIFGDGLISRP
- a CDS encoding glycoside hydrolase family 19 protein, with translation MNNLSPRYRHWLSLLGAGLTLGALALPTQAVVYQAESYSNFYDTTVGNSGGAFRSDAVDIEATTDSGGGYNVGWIETNEWLVYGGLSIPTSGSYIVRMRVASPSGATAAVDLNGGSIPLGDFAIPATGGWQNWTTVTRTLNINAGTYNLGVFAKTSGWNFNWIEVVPNGGTSGLVTVYEHCNYGGWAAGFNTGSYDGNVMTSLGGRNDAISSVRVAAGYEAVLYENWDFSGASVVVTGDNTCLSNFNDRASSLIVRPATNSGTGFAAIVSETQFNQMFPGRNSFYTYAGLVAASKTYPAFAGTGDLAAKKREAAAALANFSHETGGLVYVTEIAKGEYCGDWDGNPATCPCAPGKRYYGRGPIQLSWNGNYCAAGAALGLDLRANPDLVEQNPTVAWQTALWFWMTQAGAGYRPAHDSMVGGFGFGETIRTINGSLECNGGNPAQVQSRINEYQRFLNILGATAGPGNIGC
- a CDS encoding RNA polymerase sigma factor — protein: MQHDQLKQELTRIAPALRRFAYSLTGSAADADDLLQNTLERLLSKAIPDDVELAKWAFRICRNLWIDEYRARKVRQKNVYSLDDTEEPATDGEQVIHDQITLTQVDAAMNQLPDEQRTIMALVAVQGLSYKEVAETLGIPQGTVMSRLARARVALVKFLNPTADPASA
- a CDS encoding surface lipoprotein assembly modifier, whose translation is MNTKSLAPITFLSCIIGAANATVAKPSTQFELETGAEYDSNLSVIELDQNSTEGDWSALANARVNSQWQASEKIKVKGGLGYSNKTYQDFREFDLSIKQASADVSYDFSLLALGASYHYADAELDDQGFLTLQQRSLYISRLINQKFFLRAAFNKQDKKFPGLSARNADNQNLAGDAFYFFNQGKTFFTLGLTGETENAGANEFDYDGVSFRTSLNHQFSLGNIKNRVQLGYRYEQRDYSAVTPSIEAKRTDERRITTLEWQIETTKWLSLVGKVERGNYDSNLAAANYSETVSSLMLKAHF